The Aulosira sp. FACHB-615 genome includes a window with the following:
- the ctaD gene encoding cytochrome c oxidase subunit I, which translates to MTNIPIDGLNLPVGKPHHETPGGWKQYFSFSTDHKVIGIQYLVTSFFFFLIGGIFAMILRGELITPEADLIDRTVYNGMFTMHGTVMLFLWTFPSLVGFANYLVPLMIGARDMAFPRLNAVAFWMVPVVGILLMSSFFVPGGPAQAGWWAYPPVSLQNPTGHLINGQVLWLLAVAISGVSSIMGAVNFVTTIVKMRAPGMTFFRMPLFVWAVLSAQIIQLFGLPALTAGAVMLLLDLTVGTGFFNPSNGGNPVMFQHYFWFYSHPAVYVIILPVFGIFSEIFPVYSRKPLFGYKVVAISSLLIAVVSAIVWVHHMYVSGTPAWMRLIFMLTTMFVSVPTGIKVFAWVATIWGGKLRLNTPMLFALGGLIMFVFAGITGIMLSSVPVDVHVNNTYFVVGHFHYVLFGTVTMGLYAAIYHWFPKMTGRMYYEGWGKLHFWLSFIGTNLNFLPMHPLGLQGMLRRVSSYAPEYEQWNIVASLGAFLLGMSTLPFIFNMVISWMQGEKAPDNPWRAIGLEWLVSSPPPVENFEEIPVVISEPYGYGKSEPLVAETHSHHQ; encoded by the coding sequence ATGACTAACATCCCTATTGATGGTCTCAACCTACCGGTTGGGAAACCACACCACGAAACCCCAGGAGGCTGGAAACAATATTTCAGCTTTAGCACCGACCACAAAGTAATCGGTATTCAATACCTTGTTACTTCCTTTTTCTTCTTTCTCATCGGCGGTATCTTCGCCATGATTCTCCGGGGAGAATTAATCACCCCCGAAGCCGACTTAATTGACCGCACCGTATATAACGGTATGTTCACCATGCACGGCACAGTCATGCTGTTCTTGTGGACATTTCCCTCACTAGTAGGTTTTGCTAACTACCTCGTCCCCTTAATGATTGGGGCGCGAGACATGGCCTTTCCCCGCCTCAACGCCGTCGCCTTTTGGATGGTTCCCGTAGTCGGGATTTTGTTGATGTCCAGCTTTTTTGTCCCTGGTGGCCCTGCCCAAGCAGGTTGGTGGGCTTATCCTCCCGTCAGTTTGCAAAATCCCACAGGCCACTTGATTAACGGTCAAGTTTTGTGGCTGTTGGCAGTCGCCATCTCTGGTGTCTCCTCAATTATGGGTGCTGTCAACTTTGTGACCACCATCGTCAAGATGCGTGCGCCCGGTATGACCTTCTTTCGGATGCCTTTGTTTGTCTGGGCAGTCCTCAGCGCCCAAATCATCCAATTGTTTGGTTTACCAGCCCTGACAGCAGGCGCAGTCATGTTGTTACTTGACCTCACCGTTGGTACTGGCTTTTTCAACCCCAGCAACGGCGGCAACCCAGTCATGTTCCAGCATTACTTCTGGTTCTATTCTCACCCGGCTGTGTATGTGATTATCTTGCCAGTTTTCGGTATCTTCTCCGAAATCTTCCCTGTCTACTCTCGCAAACCTTTATTCGGTTACAAAGTCGTTGCGATTTCATCACTGTTAATTGCCGTCGTCAGCGCCATTGTTTGGGTACACCACATGTATGTCAGTGGTACTCCTGCTTGGATGCGGTTGATTTTCATGTTAACCACCATGTTTGTGTCTGTACCTACTGGTATTAAGGTATTTGCTTGGGTAGCAACAATTTGGGGTGGTAAGTTGCGCCTCAATACACCCATGTTATTTGCCTTGGGTGGATTAATCATGTTTGTCTTTGCTGGCATCACAGGGATTATGTTGTCTTCTGTACCTGTGGATGTTCACGTTAACAATACCTATTTTGTCGTGGGACACTTCCACTACGTCCTTTTCGGCACAGTGACAATGGGCTTGTATGCTGCTATTTATCACTGGTTCCCCAAAATGACCGGGCGGATGTACTACGAAGGCTGGGGTAAATTACATTTCTGGTTGTCATTTATTGGTACTAACCTCAACTTCTTACCTATGCACCCACTAGGTCTGCAAGGGATGTTACGCCGGGTTTCTTCCTACGCGCCAGAGTATGAACAGTGGAATATCGTTGCCAGTCTGGGTGCATTTTTGTTAGGTATGTCTACCTTGCCATTCATCTTCAACATGGTGATTTCTTGGATGCAAGGCGAAAAAGCACCTGATAACCCTTGGCGGGCAATTGGTTTAGAGTGGTTAGTTTCTTCACCACCACCTGTTGAGAACTTTGAAGAAATTCCTGTAGTTATCTCTGAACCTTACGGTTACGGCAAATCAGAACCTTTGGTAGCAGAAACTCATAGTCACCATCAATGA